One genomic window of Bacteroidales bacterium includes the following:
- a CDS encoding 4Fe-4S binding protein — protein sequence MAITEPVKIRQRIRSLILTISFIVFPVTMFWFSPVLIINGAADGILAGSATLFILLFFSSIFLGRAFCGWACPAGAIQEWLILVRPKRVSNKFNWIKWLIWVPWLSLIVYMFILAGGIKSIQPTYMIESGISIDEPFKYIIFFIFLLIFLILSVSIGRRASCHYICWMSPFMIIGNKISNIFNIPGLRISKDIDKCTDCGKCSESCMMSLDLKTSIKYKTVFNTECILCGHCVDNCETNALRFSFNKLKHLQ from the coding sequence ATGGCAATAACTGAACCTGTAAAAATTAGGCAAAGAATCAGATCTTTAATACTTACAATTTCTTTTATAGTATTTCCGGTAACCATGTTTTGGTTTTCACCGGTTTTGATTATTAACGGAGCAGCAGACGGAATATTGGCAGGAAGTGCAACACTTTTTATTCTGCTGTTCTTTAGTTCGATTTTCCTTGGAAGAGCTTTTTGTGGTTGGGCATGTCCGGCAGGAGCAATTCAGGAATGGCTTATTTTAGTCAGGCCCAAAAGAGTCTCTAACAAATTTAATTGGATCAAATGGCTCATTTGGGTTCCTTGGCTCAGTTTGATCGTATATATGTTCATTCTTGCAGGCGGTATAAAGAGTATTCAACCGACCTATATGATTGAATCAGGAATAAGCATTGACGAACCTTTTAAATATATCATTTTCTTTATTTTCTTATTAATATTTCTGATTCTTTCTGTAAGCATTGGCAGAAGAGCCTCCTGTCATTATATCTGTTGGATGTCTCCTTTTATGATCATTGGAAATAAAATAAGTAACATCTTTAATATTCCCGGATTAAGAATAAGCAAAGACATTGATAAATGTACTGATTGCGGCAAATGCTCAGAAAGTTGTATGATGAGTTTGGATTTGAAAACTTCGATCAAATATAAAACTGTTTTCAACACTGAATGCATTTTATGCGGACATTGTGTTGATAATTGCGAAACCAATGCTTTGCGTTTTAGTTTTAACAAGCTGAAACATTTACAATAA
- a CDS encoding slipin family protein: MNLSIIFGIFLFAMFAFGIRIIFEYKRGIKFRFGKYIKTLNPGFRWIIPFVETLQIVDIRIITINILSQEVMTEDNVPCSIDGVLFFKITNPEKAVLEVEQYGFAITQLAQAALRDVCGKVELDTILSKREEIGQNIRTIVDSETEDWGIQIIDVKIKDIQLPENMRRMMANQAEAERSRRARIILAQAEEQAAGKLLEAGKMIDQSPSAIKLRLYQTLANIASEKNSTIVFPFPEEMMPKNQDKKDKS, from the coding sequence ATGAACCTGTCAATTATTTTTGGAATATTCCTTTTTGCCATGTTTGCATTTGGAATAAGAATTATTTTTGAATATAAAAGAGGCATAAAATTTCGCTTCGGAAAATATATCAAAACTTTAAACCCCGGATTTCGTTGGATTATTCCTTTTGTTGAAACATTGCAAATTGTTGATATTCGCATAATAACAATCAATATTTTGTCGCAGGAGGTTATGACTGAAGATAATGTGCCTTGCAGTATTGACGGTGTGTTATTCTTCAAGATTACAAATCCTGAAAAAGCTGTTTTAGAAGTTGAACAGTATGGATTTGCAATAACTCAATTAGCTCAAGCGGCTTTAAGAGATGTTTGCGGAAAGGTGGAATTGGATACCATTCTTTCAAAAAGGGAAGAGATCGGTCAGAACATCAGAACAATTGTTGATTCCGAAACCGAAGATTGGGGAATTCAAATTATTGACGTAAAGATCAAAGATATTCAACTGCCGGAGAATATGAGGCGAATGATGGCTAACCAAGCAGAAGCAGAACGCTCAAGAAGAGCCAGAATAATATTAGCTCAAGCAGAAGAACAAGCAGCCGGGAAATTATTGGAAGCCGGAAAAATGATTGACCAATCTCCTTCAGCCATAAAATTAAGGTTGTATCAAACATTAGCAAATATAGCTTCTGAAAAGAATTCAACTATCGTTTTTCCGTTTCCGGAAGAAATGATGCCGAAAAATCAGGATAAAAAAGACAAATCATAA
- the cas1 gene encoding type II CRISPR-associated endonuclease Cas1, giving the protein MIKRTLYFGSTTYLNTKDEQLIVKFEDPNNPSAKVPVEDIGVIILDAHQLTISHKLISKLLSNNVALISCDERHMPQGLMLNLDGNTVQQERYKYQVDASQPLKKNLWQQTVKAKIRNQRAFLLLVGARLQVAPQLSELENMKYWQESVKSGDPDNYEGRAAAFYWKTIFADIIPDFKRGRFEPAPNNLLNYGYAILRATMARSLIGSGLLPLFGIHHHNKYNAYPLADDIMEPYRPFVDAVVRDLVEKYYTDDWEENEFELTPEIKKELLQIPVLDVVIDGKNSPLMNATQRTSASLFQCFAGNSKKILYPIFE; this is encoded by the coding sequence ATGATAAAAAGAACCCTCTATTTCGGCAGTACAACCTATTTAAATACAAAAGACGAACAACTAATCGTCAAGTTTGAAGATCCTAACAATCCGTCTGCAAAAGTTCCTGTTGAAGACATCGGTGTAATAATTCTGGATGCACATCAATTAACAATATCGCATAAGCTCATAAGTAAGCTTCTAAGCAACAATGTTGCATTAATAAGTTGCGATGAACGACACATGCCGCAAGGATTAATGCTTAATCTTGACGGAAACACCGTTCAACAAGAACGATATAAATATCAAGTTGATGCAAGTCAACCCTTAAAGAAAAATCTTTGGCAACAAACCGTCAAAGCAAAAATCAGAAATCAAAGAGCTTTTTTATTATTAGTTGGGGCGCGACTCCAAGTCGCACCCCAACTTTCGGAACTTGAAAACATGAAATACTGGCAAGAATCCGTTAAATCCGGCGACCCGGATAATTATGAAGGAAGAGCTGCGGCTTTTTATTGGAAAACAATATTCGCAGATATAATCCCTGATTTCAAAAGAGGAAGATTTGAACCGGCACCGAATAATTTATTAAACTACGGATATGCAATTTTAAGAGCAACCATGGCAAGAAGCCTGATAGGCTCCGGACTTTTGCCTCTGTTCGGAATTCACCATCATAATAAATACAATGCCTATCCTTTGGCAGATGACATTATGGAACCATACCGCCCTTTTGTTGATGCTGTTGTAAGAGACCTTGTGGAGAAATACTATACTGATGATTGGGAAGAAAATGAATTTGAATTAACACCCGAAATTAAAAAGGAACTTTTGCAAATTCCGGTGCTTGATGTTGTTATTGACGGAAAAAACAGCCCCTTAATGAATGCAACACAAAGAACATCGGCAAGTCTCTTTCAATGCTTTGCAGGAAACTCAAAAAAAATACTTTATCCGATATTTGAATAG
- the cas9 gene encoding type II CRISPR RNA-guided endonuclease Cas9 (Cas9, originally named Csn1, is the large, multifunctional signature protein of type II CRISPR/Cas systems. It is well known even to general audiences because its RNA-guided endonuclease activity has made it a popular tool for custom editing of eukaryotic genomes.): MKKILGLDLGTTSIGWAFVNEAENDKEKSSIVNIGVRVIPLSTDEENDFQKGKATSINADRTLKRGARRNLDRFQLRRDALIKILSKNEYINSESHLSENEKNNTFSTYKLRAKAANEKISKEEFAKVLLMINKKRGYKSSRKTKTEDEGTAVDGMEVAKYLYDKELTPGQYVLDILQQNKKGIPEFYRSDLQNEFDKIWNLQKKFYSEILTDGLKEELNGKNKGQTWKICEKPFDIKGIKLEGKAKEQKFEKFRLRSIGLNEKLELEYLAIVLQEINNQINNSSGYLGAISDRSKELYFNKQTVGEYLYAQLKENPHARLKNQVFYRQDYLDEFERIWETQKQFHSEMTDDLKKEIRDITIFYQRKLKSQKHLISHCEFEQQRKTIPKSSPLFQEYRIWHNLNNLIVKDNSIREEFILNQEEKELLSEELNIKGDLTDKEVLKILYKNPKDYELNFKKVEGNRTNAELYKEYQKILELEGEEYDFKKMKADDINDIVSTKMLEIGINSDILSFESNIEADDFDKQAIIQLWHLLYSFEGDKSVSGSDKLLETLEKKFGFKNEYAKLIANIPLQADYGSLSSKAIRKILPHLKEGNIYDVACVHAGYNHSSSLTKDELAKREFKDKLELLPKNSLRNPIVEKILNQMVNVINAVIDDKTLGKPDEIRIELARELKASAKEREDMTKGINNATRRHEKIREILKTDFGIKKVTRNDIIKYKLWEELEKNGHKSIYTNTYIPKEELFSKKFDIEHIIPKARLFDDSFSNKTLSVRQINIDKSNETAFDFLKEKLNKDEFESYLARIERLLKNGTISKTKYNKLLMQKSKIPDGFIDRDLRNSQYIAKKAKQMLEEVVRTVNTTTGKITDRLRSDWQLINVMKELNLPKYEKLGLTEIIQGKNGTPEKRIKDWTKRNDHRHHAMDALTVAFTSYSHIQYLNNMNARRDESHKKYHTVYGIEKKYLYRDKYNKLLFKPPMPINEFREEAKKHIKSILVSFKAKNKVVTRNKNKIKLKGKNNFTEKIELTPRGQLHKETVYGKISEYKTKEEKIGTKFDLNKIKQVAKQAYREALLIRLAEFEGDPKKAFSGKNAPSKNPVCILSDDFKSSNKSKLPEKVKLVWKEDNYTIRKDITSELKIDKVIDVGIKNILKKRLEKFNGDAKQAFSNLNENPIWLNKDKGISIKRVTISGINNAEALHYKKDHNGQFILDKNGNRIETDFVSTSNNHHVAIYKDEKGNLHEEVVSFYEAVHRVNGGMPVIRRTHPEHSDWNFQFTMKQNEYFIFPSDDFDPNEIDLLNPDNTNIISPSLFRVQSISSKYYIFSHHHETKNADGTLFKTKKNLSGITYNFFQNQKWLKGIIKVRINHLGKIVHVGEY, from the coding sequence ATGAAAAAAATACTCGGATTAGATTTAGGAACTACATCAATCGGTTGGGCTTTTGTTAATGAAGCAGAGAATGATAAAGAAAAATCTTCAATTGTTAATATCGGAGTGAGAGTAATTCCTTTATCAACAGATGAAGAAAATGATTTTCAAAAAGGAAAAGCCACTTCGATAAATGCTGACAGAACATTAAAAAGAGGTGCAAGACGTAATCTTGACCGATTTCAATTAAGACGTGATGCATTAATTAAAATACTATCTAAAAACGAATATATTAATTCTGAATCTCATTTAAGTGAAAACGAAAAGAATAATACGTTTTCAACTTATAAATTAAGAGCAAAAGCAGCAAATGAAAAAATAAGTAAAGAAGAATTTGCAAAAGTTCTTCTGATGATTAATAAAAAGAGAGGATATAAAAGCAGTAGGAAAACAAAAACAGAAGATGAAGGAACTGCTGTTGACGGAATGGAAGTTGCAAAATATCTTTATGATAAAGAATTAACCCCCGGACAATATGTACTTGATATACTACAACAAAACAAAAAAGGTATTCCGGAATTTTATCGTTCCGACCTTCAAAACGAATTTGATAAAATATGGAACTTGCAAAAAAAGTTTTACTCCGAAATATTAACAGACGGTCTGAAAGAAGAACTTAATGGAAAGAACAAAGGACAAACTTGGAAAATCTGTGAAAAACCTTTTGATATTAAAGGAATAAAATTGGAAGGTAAAGCAAAAGAGCAAAAATTTGAAAAATTTAGGTTGAGAAGTATAGGCTTAAATGAAAAATTAGAATTAGAATATTTAGCAATTGTACTGCAAGAAATAAATAATCAAATAAATAATTCAAGCGGTTATCTTGGTGCTATCAGTGACAGAAGCAAAGAGCTATATTTTAATAAGCAAACTGTTGGTGAATATTTATATGCACAATTGAAAGAAAATCCGCATGCACGACTTAAAAATCAAGTATTTTACCGACAAGATTATTTGGATGAATTTGAGCGTATTTGGGAAACACAAAAACAGTTTCATTCTGAAATGACTGACGATTTAAAGAAAGAAATTAGAGATATAACAATTTTTTATCAAAGAAAATTAAAATCTCAAAAACATTTAATAAGTCATTGCGAATTTGAACAACAACGTAAAACAATCCCGAAATCTTCTCCCTTGTTTCAAGAATACAGAATTTGGCATAATCTAAACAACCTTATTGTAAAAGATAATAGCATAAGAGAAGAATTCATTTTAAACCAAGAAGAAAAAGAACTATTGTCAGAAGAATTAAATATTAAAGGAGATTTAACAGATAAAGAAGTCCTGAAAATACTTTACAAAAATCCAAAAGACTATGAACTAAACTTTAAAAAAGTAGAAGGCAACAGAACAAATGCAGAATTATACAAAGAATATCAAAAAATATTGGAACTTGAAGGAGAAGAATATGATTTTAAGAAAATGAAAGCAGATGACATTAACGATATTGTCAGCACAAAGATGCTTGAAATAGGGATTAATTCAGATATTCTTTCTTTTGAATCAAATATTGAAGCTGATGATTTTGATAAACAAGCTATTATACAACTCTGGCACCTGCTTTATTCATTTGAAGGCGATAAGTCTGTTTCAGGAAGCGATAAGCTTTTAGAAACATTAGAAAAAAAGTTTGGTTTTAAAAATGAATACGCAAAACTAATTGCAAACATTCCATTACAAGCTGACTACGGAAGTTTATCTTCAAAAGCAATACGTAAAATACTACCACATCTTAAAGAAGGGAATATCTATGATGTTGCTTGTGTTCATGCAGGGTATAATCATTCATCATCATTAACAAAAGATGAACTTGCAAAGCGTGAATTTAAAGATAAACTGGAATTATTACCTAAAAATTCATTACGTAATCCTATTGTCGAAAAAATTCTCAATCAAATGGTTAATGTCATCAATGCTGTTATTGATGATAAAACGCTCGGCAAACCTGATGAAATAAGAATAGAGTTAGCTCGGGAGCTTAAAGCAAGTGCAAAAGAAAGAGAAGATATGACAAAAGGCATTAACAATGCAACAAGAAGACATGAAAAAATTCGAGAAATACTAAAAACCGATTTCGGAATAAAAAAAGTAACTCGAAACGATATTATTAAGTATAAATTATGGGAAGAGTTGGAGAAGAATGGCCATAAATCCATTTATACGAATACATATATCCCGAAAGAAGAACTGTTTTCAAAGAAGTTTGATATTGAACATATAATTCCGAAAGCAAGATTATTTGATGATTCTTTTTCAAATAAAACCCTTTCTGTTAGGCAAATTAATATCGATAAAAGTAATGAAACGGCTTTTGATTTCTTAAAAGAAAAACTAAATAAAGATGAGTTTGAAAGTTATTTAGCACGTATTGAAAGATTATTAAAAAACGGAACTATAAGTAAAACAAAATACAACAAACTGTTAATGCAAAAATCTAAAATCCCTGACGGTTTTATCGACAGAGATTTAAGAAACTCACAATACATTGCAAAAAAAGCAAAACAAATGCTTGAAGAAGTTGTGAGAACTGTTAATACAACAACAGGAAAAATTACCGATCGTTTAAGAAGCGATTGGCAATTAATTAATGTAATGAAAGAATTAAACCTGCCTAAATATGAGAAACTCGGTTTAACAGAAATAATACAAGGAAAAAACGGTACACCTGAAAAAAGAATAAAAGATTGGACAAAAAGAAACGACCATCGACACCATGCAATGGATGCATTAACAGTTGCATTTACATCATACAGCCATATTCAATATCTGAATAATATGAATGCAAGGCGAGATGAGTCGCACAAAAAATACCATACGGTTTACGGTATTGAAAAAAAGTATTTATACAGAGATAAGTATAACAAATTGCTGTTTAAACCACCTATGCCGATTAATGAATTCAGAGAAGAAGCAAAAAAACATATCAAGAGCATTTTAGTATCATTCAAAGCAAAAAATAAAGTTGTTACACGAAACAAAAATAAAATTAAGCTAAAAGGTAAAAACAATTTTACTGAAAAAATTGAACTAACACCGAGAGGTCAATTACATAAAGAAACAGTTTACGGAAAAATATCCGAATACAAAACAAAAGAAGAAAAAATAGGAACTAAATTTGATTTGAATAAAATCAAACAAGTAGCAAAGCAAGCCTACCGTGAAGCATTATTAATCAGATTGGCAGAATTTGAAGGAGACCCTAAAAAAGCATTTAGTGGGAAAAATGCTCCAAGCAAAAATCCTGTTTGTATTTTATCAGATGACTTTAAGTCATCTAATAAATCAAAACTTCCCGAAAAAGTAAAATTAGTTTGGAAAGAAGATAATTATACAATAAGAAAAGACATTACATCGGAATTAAAAATTGATAAAGTAATAGATGTCGGAATAAAAAATATTTTGAAAAAAAGGTTGGAAAAGTTTAATGGTGATGCAAAGCAAGCCTTTTCAAATCTTAATGAAAATCCGATTTGGTTAAACAAAGACAAAGGAATAAGTATAAAAAGAGTAACAATATCCGGAATAAATAATGCCGAGGCCCTACATTATAAAAAAGATCACAACGGACAATTTATTTTAGATAAAAACGGAAACAGAATTGAAACCGATTTTGTAAGTACGAGCAACAATCATCATGTAGCAATATATAAGGATGAAAAAGGCAATTTGCATGAAGAAGTAGTATCTTTTTACGAAGCCGTACACAGAGTAAACGGAGGAATGCCTGTTATAAGAAGAACCCACCCTGAACATTCCGATTGGAACTTTCAATTTACTATGAAACAAAACGAATATTTTATATTTCCATCCGATGATTTCGACCCGAATGAAATTGATTTATTGAATCCTGATAATACAAATATTATAAGCCCTAGTTTATTTAGGGTGCAAAGTATTTCATCTAAATATTATATTTTCAGCCACCATCATGAAACAAAAAATGCAGATGGAACATTATTTAAAACAAAGAAGAACCTTTCAGGTATTACTTATAATTTTTTTCAAAATCAAAAATGGCTAAAAGGAATCATTAAAGTACGAATCAATCATCTCGGCAAAATAGTTCATGTCGGAGAATACTAA
- a CDS encoding serine/threonine protein phosphatase, translating to MGRRLVISDIHGCSKTLLALLKRIELNKEDNLYFLGDYIDRGPDSSGVLDIIIDLKKEGYNIFPLLGNHEQQALNAEKEYDKKSFFYFMSRINKSDDLLNKKRKIKKKYRKFMQKLPLYFELDDFIIVHAGFDFTKEKPFEDEDSILNIRNFKYNKEKAKGKTIVFGHAPTYYKKILKKIKKRKKKIPLDNGCVYNKAHKIYDFHKLRKLCCFNLDTYELICQENIELNKNIVLS from the coding sequence ATGGGAAGGAGACTTGTAATATCTGATATACACGGATGCAGCAAAACCCTGCTTGCTTTATTGAAAAGGATAGAATTAAATAAAGAAGATAATCTTTATTTTCTTGGGGATTATATTGACAGAGGACCTGACAGCAGCGGTGTGCTTGATATAATTATTGATCTTAAAAAAGAAGGCTATAATATTTTTCCTTTATTGGGAAACCATGAACAACAGGCTTTAAATGCTGAAAAGGAATATGATAAAAAATCTTTTTTCTACTTTATGTCAAGAATAAATAAAAGTGATGATCTTTTAAATAAAAAAAGAAAAATTAAAAAGAAGTATCGCAAATTTATGCAGAAATTGCCTCTTTATTTTGAACTTGATGATTTTATTATAGTACATGCCGGATTTGATTTCACAAAAGAAAAACCTTTTGAAGATGAAGATTCTATTCTGAATATTAGAAATTTTAAATATAATAAAGAAAAAGCAAAAGGAAAGACAATCGTTTTCGGACATGCCCCGACTTATTATAAAAAGATATTAAAAAAGATAAAAAAAAGGAAAAAAAAGATTCCGCTTGATAATGGTTGTGTTTACAACAAAGCTCATAAAATATACGACTTTCACAAATTAAGGAAGCTATGTTGCTTTAATCTTGATACTTATGAATTGATTTGCCAAGAAAATATTGAATTAAACAAGAATATTGTATTGAGTTAA
- a CDS encoding M3 family metallopeptidase has product MNKLYLIFFIALVFFTALIFFFTYDKKNEEMNDNPLLATFDTPFEVPPFERIMNKHYLPAFKEAMKVQKDEIDVIVNNKEEATFENTIVALDNSGDLLNQVSSVFFPLKSANTNDSINDIAIEVAPLLSKHRDDIALNEGLFQKVKTVYDKNDELDLNTEQSMLLKTVYDRFVRGGANLPEDKKTRFREINEKLSMLSLQFGDNLLKENNAFELIVDNEAGLAGLPEASIQAAKETAEAKQYDKKWVFTLQKPSLIPFLTYSKKRELREKIFKAYINRGDNNNENDNKDIIKEIVNLKVERAKMLGYSSHAEFILENNMAKNSENALDLLNKIWDAALPVAKQEAEDLQKMIKKEGNDFKLEAWDWWYYSEKIRKEKYDLDEEALRPYFKLDNVREGMFLLANKLYGITFTQLTDVPVYHKDAIVFEVKESNGKHIGIFYIDFHPRDSKRGGAWMTSFRKQSRIKGKDIKPVIMNVANFSKPTGDKPALLSFEEVKTMFHEFGHGLHGLLSNCTYTTLSGTSVPKDFVEFPSQIMENWAAEPEMLKLYAKHYETGEVIPDELINKIQKSSHFNQGFITTEHIAAAILDMSWHSITEVDENLDVNAFEIKVLNEIGLIPEIISRYRSTNFAHIFSGGYSAGYYVYEWAAVLDADAFEAFKETSLFDKATAQSLRDNIISRGNTDEAMNLYRAFRGKEPTTDALLKRKGFLQAN; this is encoded by the coding sequence ATGAATAAATTATATCTAATCTTTTTCATTGCTTTGGTCTTTTTCACTGCTTTGATCTTTTTCTTTACATATGATAAAAAAAATGAAGAAATGAATGACAACCCCTTATTGGCAACTTTCGATACTCCTTTTGAAGTTCCGCCTTTTGAAAGAATAATGAATAAACATTATTTACCTGCTTTTAAAGAAGCAATGAAAGTTCAAAAAGATGAAATTGATGTAATCGTAAACAATAAAGAAGAAGCCACTTTTGAAAATACAATTGTTGCTCTTGATAACAGCGGAGACCTTTTAAATCAAGTCAGCTCTGTTTTTTTCCCGTTAAAAAGTGCAAATACAAATGACAGCATCAATGATATTGCAATAGAAGTTGCTCCTCTACTGTCAAAACACAGAGATGATATTGCATTAAATGAAGGTTTATTTCAAAAAGTTAAAACCGTTTACGATAAAAATGATGAATTAGACCTGAATACAGAGCAATCAATGCTTCTCAAAACAGTTTATGACCGATTTGTAAGAGGGGGAGCAAATCTTCCGGAAGATAAAAAAACAAGGTTCAGAGAAATAAATGAAAAGCTTTCAATGCTGTCTCTTCAGTTTGGAGACAATCTGTTAAAAGAGAATAATGCTTTTGAGTTAATTGTTGATAACGAAGCCGGTTTGGCAGGTTTACCTGAAGCATCAATTCAAGCTGCGAAAGAAACTGCTGAAGCAAAACAATATGATAAAAAATGGGTATTTACACTTCAAAAACCAAGTTTAATACCTTTTCTTACATATTCTAAAAAAAGAGAACTCAGAGAAAAGATTTTTAAAGCATACATCAACAGAGGAGACAATAATAATGAAAATGATAACAAAGATATTATCAAGGAAATTGTAAACCTAAAAGTTGAAAGAGCTAAGATGTTAGGATACAGCAGTCATGCAGAATTTATTCTGGAAAATAATATGGCAAAAAATTCTGAAAATGCTCTTGATTTATTAAACAAAATTTGGGATGCTGCTCTTCCGGTTGCTAAACAAGAAGCTGAAGATTTACAGAAAATGATAAAAAAAGAAGGTAATGATTTTAAACTTGAAGCTTGGGACTGGTGGTATTATTCAGAAAAAATCAGAAAAGAAAAATATGATCTTGACGAGGAAGCATTAAGGCCTTATTTTAAATTAGATAATGTAAGAGAGGGGATGTTTCTGTTGGCAAACAAATTATACGGTATAACATTTACTCAACTTACAGATGTTCCTGTTTATCATAAAGATGCAATTGTTTTTGAAGTTAAAGAAAGCAACGGAAAACATATCGGTATTTTTTATATTGATTTTCATCCGAGAGACAGTAAACGCGGCGGTGCTTGGATGACAAGTTTCAGAAAACAATCTCGTATTAAAGGAAAAGATATAAAACCGGTAATCATGAATGTTGCTAATTTTTCGAAACCAACAGGAGATAAACCGGCTTTATTAAGCTTTGAAGAAGTAAAAACTATGTTTCATGAGTTTGGCCACGGTTTACACGGCTTATTATCAAATTGTACTTATACAACTTTATCCGGAACATCTGTTCCGAAAGATTTTGTTGAATTTCCGTCTCAAATTATGGAAAATTGGGCAGCAGAACCGGAAATGTTAAAATTATATGCAAAACATTATGAAACCGGAGAAGTAATTCCTGATGAATTGATCAACAAAATACAAAAAAGCAGTCATTTCAATCAAGGCTTTATTACAACAGAACATATTGCTGCTGCAATATTAGATATGTCTTGGCATTCAATAACGGAAGTTGATGAAAATCTTGACGTTAATGCATTTGAAATTAAAGTTTTAAATGAAATCGGATTAATTCCTGAAATTATTTCAAGATACAGGAGTACTAATTTTGCACATATATTCAGCGGCGGATATTCTGCAGGTTATTATGTATATGAATGGGCAGCAGTTCTTGATGCAGATGCTTTTGAAGCATTCAAAGAAACAAGTTTGTTTGATAAAGCAACAGCACAATCTCTTCGAGATAATATTATTTCAAGAGGCAATACTGATGAAGCAATGAATTTATACAGAGCATTCAGAGGAAAAGAACCTACAACCGATGCTCTTTTGAAGAGAAAAGGATTTTTACAGGCTAATTAA
- the cas2 gene encoding CRISPR-associated endonuclease Cas2, which translates to MSKTQRFNQYRIMWLMVFFDLPTETKKDRRNANLFRKRLIKDGFSMFQFSIYMRHCASRENAKVHMKRVKGFLPPNGFVAIMQITDKQFGMIELFHGKKKEKLPEMPQQLTLF; encoded by the coding sequence ATGTCAAAAACCCAACGATTTAACCAATACAGAATTATGTGGCTCATGGTATTCTTCGATTTACCCACAGAAACAAAAAAAGACCGCAGAAATGCTAATCTTTTCAGAAAACGATTGATAAAAGACGGATTTTCAATGTTTCAATTTTCAATATATATGCGACATTGTGCAAGCAGAGAAAATGCCAAAGTACATATGAAGCGAGTAAAAGGATTTCTTCCGCCCAATGGTTTTGTAGCCATCATGCAAATAACTGACAAACAATTCGGAATGATAGAACTCTTTCACGGAAAGAAAAAAGAAAAACTTCCCGAAATGCCCCAACAACTTACTCTTTTCTGA